The nucleotide window TTGATTTTACTCAATAGTTCTTCTCATTATCTTTCAGACTATTTATTTTACTTTTCAAAATTCTTCGCGCATGTGCAAACTGTGATTTTGACGTCCCTTCATTAATACCCAACATACTTGCGATTTCTTTGTGCTTATACCCTTCTATAACAAATAAATTGAAAATAATTTTATAACCATCAGGTAAGCTATCTATTAAATTTTGAATATCTTCTATTGAGAACTGAGTATCAGTCGCATCATCAATTTTCTCTAAATCTGTCGAATCTTCTATAAAATGAACTTTCTTTTGAACCCTGATATATGATATACATTCATTAATCATCGTTCGCCTAATCCAACCTTCAAAACTTCCCCTGTTTTCAAATCGTCCTAAATTGACAAACACTTTCATAAAAGCGGTAATCATTACATCTTCGGCCAATTGCAAATCCTTAATGTACTGCCGGCAAACACTTAACATCTTTGGCGAATACTTAGAATAAATCCATTGCTGTGCCTGCCGGTCATTTTTAACAGCTAATGTAATTGCTTCGTTTTCTTCCTGATATAAATTAATTACTTTCAAAGTCGTTTAAAAAGTGTTTCTATAAGTATAGACGAGAATCAACCTAAAAAGGTTGCATGGGTTTCAAAAAAAGTTAAAACAAAAATACGATTTATCGCAACAAATAACTCAAATAGCTATTTGTCAGATAATTAAAATTATAAAAAAGTGTTTTTTGAACGAAATTTTTATACCGATTATGTATTCAATATAGTCTAATTTCTATTAGACTATATTGAATACATAATCGGTATTACACCAAAAATTTCGAATTGTTTAATAACTATAATGAATGGCATTATTTTTTTCGTTCGATAACGTAGTTAACCATTAAAACAAGTGCCGATTTATAGTCGGATTCGGGATAATCGTTCAGCAATTGTAGTGCTTCTTGCTGAAACTCGACCATTTTGTTTTCGGCGTAAGCCAAACCATTATTGTTTTTTACAAAAGCGATTACCTCTTTGACCCTTTTTTTATCCTTATTATGGTTTTTTATCGAATTGATAAGCCAACTTTTTTCTTTTGGAGAACAATTGTTAAGCACGTGAATCAAAGGCAAAGTCATTTTTTGCTCTTTGATATCGATTCCGGTTGGTTTTCCGATTGCCTCTTCGGAGTAATCGAATAAGTCGTCTTTTATCTGAAATGCCATTCCGATGAGTTCACCAAATTTTCTCATCTTCTCCACTTCAACCTCATCCTCCACAACCGATCTCGCACCTAGGGCACAACAAGCAGCAATAAGGGTGGCTGTCTTTTTTCGGATAATATCATAATATACTTCTTCGGTAATGTCGAGTCTTCTTGCTTTTTCTATTTGAAGCAATTCTCCTTCGCTCATTTCTCTTACAGCTACAGAAATAATTCGCAACAAATCAAAATCACCATGATCGATGGACAACAAAAGACCTTTGGACAATAAATAATCACCTACCAAAACGGCAATTTTATTTTTCCAAAGCGCATTTATCGAGAAAAACCCCCTACGACGGTTACTGTCATCCACCACATCGTCATGAACCAAAGTTGCAGTATGAATCAACTCGATTACACAAGCACCTCTATAAGTTCTTTCGTTTACTTCTCCTTTGGAAACCATTTTGGCCATCAGAAAAACAAACATAGGCCTCATTTGCTTACCTTTTCTATTAACAATATAATAGGTGATACGGTTTAAAAGCGCCACTTTGGAGGTCATCGATTCATAGAACTTTTTCTCAAAAAGTTCCATTTCAAAAACTATCGGCTGCTTTATTTGTGTAGTAATGTTCATTTAGATGCCAAATATACTATTTTAAATAAAAAAACGTTAACCATTATATGCAAGTATGATTAAATTACCGTAAAATTTTTAAAACGGTAATTAGTTTATTATTCTTTTATGCGATTTAGAGATTCTTGTAAAATGGTTTTAAGTATGATTACAACTTTATAAAAATAGTGTTTTAGAACAATCTCCTTTACTAAGACGCAAATAATTCTACTCAATACGCCCCAAACAAACTCAATTTGATTTTATTCAAATTATGTCGTTCCCTTTATTGCCCCAACAATAATTTTTAAAGAAAATATTACTCTGTTTATTATATTGAAAAAAAGGCTCACGTTAAACCTTTTCAAAAATCAAACATCAAAATACCAAACCATTAAACCGCAAATTATGAAAACAAAACTTTTTACCATTGCCACATTTGTAGCATTTGTCTTTTTTATTGGCTGTAACTCTTCGGACGATTCTAAAGACAATACGAATCCCTCCGCCACCGCGAACGATCAAGTTGTCATTGATTCCAAAATTGACGCTTCCGTCGAAGATGTATCAAATATAGTAGAAGATCAATTTTCGATGAAACAAACTAGTATTACCGCAAAAAGCGAAGTTTTTAAAAGTTTTTTACCCGCCTGTGCAGTTACCACTTGGACCTATGCAAACGGAATATTTACAGGTTCAATTGATTTTGGAACTGATGGATGTGCCCTTGAGAACGGAAATGTCCTAAAAGGCAAAATCACGCTTTCCTTTTCGGGTAATTTTACCACCTCCGAACAAACAATTACCTATAGTTTTGACGGATTTTACCACAACGGGATCAAGATTCAAGGTAGCAAGTCCATTACCCGAAGCCTAAAAAGCACTAGTTTACTTGCAGACATTCATCCGGTATTGACCCATACAATTGATTTGACCGTAACTTTTGAAGACGGATCTGTTTATAGCAGAGTCGGAAACAGAACAAAAGAAATGGTTGCGGGCTATGCCACAAAAGACAATTGGAGCGACAATGTTTTCTTGGTGACAGGAAACTACACCACAAGCAAACCCAACGGCAACACATGGTCATCTACCATCCAAACTCCGCTACGCTATGAAATGGCCTGCAAAAGACCATTCCCTGTTTCAGGTACGGTGTTGAAAGTCAACAACGGTGTTGAAACATTAATCGATTTTGGAACCGGAACATGTGACAATCTAGCCTCCGCGACAACAAATGGTGTAACTACCTCTATTGACTTAAAAAAATAACCTTCTTTATATAAAATGAAAAAGCATTAAAAGAATCAATTTCTTTTAATGCTTTTTTTTATGATTTAAAACTAATACCATTTGTGGGTATAAATGGTATAACTAAGCTTCTTTATTGGCCAATTGTCCGCAAGCTGCATCAATATCCTTTCCTCGGCTTCTTCTAACTTTTACCACAATTCCGACATTTTCGAGTGCTTTTATATAAGCATTTATGGATTCTTCTGAAGCTTGCTGGAATTCACCATCGTCAATAGGATTGTATTCGATCAAATTTACTTTGCAGGGAACATATTTGCAAAATTTCACCAAAGCATCGACAGAAGCCTTATTGTCATTGATTCCCTTCCAAACTACATATTCGTAAGAAACTTTACTTTTTGTTTTTTTGTACCAATATTCTAAGGCCTCTCTTAAATCAACTAAAGGGAAATTTTCACTAAACGGCATAATTCGAGAACGAATCTCATCTATTGCGGAGTGCAACGAAACTGCCAACTTAAATTTAACCTCATCATCAGCCATTTTTTTTATCATTTTGGGAATTCCCGAAGTCGAAACCGTGATCCTTTTTGGAGACATCCCCAAACCTTCATTGGAAGTTATCATTTCGATCGCTTTCATCACGTTATTGTAATTCATGAGCGGCTCTCCCATTCCCATAAAAACAATATTTGACAAAGGATGATTGTAATACAACCTACTTTCTTTGTCTATTGAGATTACCTGATCGTAAATCTCGGCCGGTTCCAAATTACGCATTCTCTTTAATCTTGCAGTTGCGCAAAAATTGCAATCCAAACTGCATCCCACCTGACTAGATACACAAGCAGTTGTTCGGGTTTCGGTTGGAATCAAAACACTTTCCACCACCAATCCGTCGTGCAAACGAACAGCATTTTTAACTGTTCCGTCCTCACTTCGCTGCATTGTATCCACCTGGATATGATTTATAACAAAGTTGGTTTCCAACATGGCGCGGGTACCTTTGGCCACATTGGTCATATCTTCAAAACTATGGGCTCCTTTGCTCCACAACCATTCGTAGACTTGATTACCGCGGAAAGCTTTGTCACCATTAGTCACAAAAAATTCCCTTAGTTGGTCTTTGGATAATGCCCGTATATCTTTCTTTTCAATTTGCATGGCGCAAATTTAGTGACATTTTGTCGAATTGTTCTTTTGATAACAAAATTTTAAACAAATGATATTCAAATACTACTTAACTCTTTTTTCCATATTTAATTTATTATTCTTCAAATCATCAAAAAACAGCGTCTTTAATAATTGCATTTAAAACTTCCTCTTTGTTATCCTAAAATACTCACACAAGCAATCAAAAATGTTAAAATCACATATATTGTGTTCGACTAAAATTTATTTACAAGAAATACTTTACGATTTAAAAAAAAATTAAAAAAATTAAAAAAAAAATAACCGGTGCTAACGCTTTATAAAAGAGAATTTTATCTTTTATTGCTTAATATTACTAAAAGACCCTAAAATCCCATATATACAGCACTTTAAGCTCTTTTGCTCCTTAAAATAATCGCATCAAAAGGCACTAAGAAAAACGATATAGTTAGCAACCACCCCTAATCTTTAAAAAAAATACAATTTTTATACTTTCGTTAACATGATTTTTGTCATATTCCTATTTTGATTTCCATTCTAATTTTGTATCAGTTAAGAAGGCAAAGAAATTTAAGCAGAAATTAAGAAAATCTCAATAAAGCCTCCTTAACCAAGATCAACCTTAAATAAAAAGTTATGAAATCAAAATTTAAAACACTTATTGCTATAGTAGCTTTATTTGGAGCGACTATGGCAAATGCACAAAAAGCTTACAATTTAGATGCAAAAACAAGTTTTTCAGTACTAGGAACTTCAACATTACACGATTGGGAAATGCAATCACCTTCAAGAACTGGTACCGCTAATTTTACAGTGGCCAATTCAAAATTAACAGATATAAGTAGCATCGATATCACCCTTCCTGCTGAGAGTATTAAAAGCGAAAAAAAGAGCATGGATAAAGTAGCTTACGAGACTTTAAAAACAGACAAATTCAAAAACATCAAATATGTTTTGAAATCTGCAGAAAAAGTAAACGAAACTACATGGAACCTTACAGGAACCTATACTATCGCTGGTGTTTCCAAAGTGCTAAAAACACAAGTAAAATCAACAGTAGCCGCAAACGGAGTGGTAACATTACAAGGATCAAATAAAATAACATTTACTGAATTTGGCATGAAATCTCCAACTGCCATGTTTGGAGCAATAAAAACAGGAGAAGATTTAACAATTAAATTCAATTTAAATTTTAACTAAATACCATAACCATGAGAAGAATATATCTCTTAGCTGCTGGTCTATTATCAATGGCTGCAGCAAATGCCCAAGTAACTTTTGGGGATATGCAAAATCAAATTCCAAGAAGTAAAGATGGAATCAACGTTTTTGATGTACAAAAAGACGACAGAGAGTTTAAAGGACTTAGTGTTGATCTTGGAGGAGCATTCAATATGGATTTCCAAGCAATAAATTCGTTCAATGACCAACCTGTAAATTTTCCAGCACCTTCAAAAATTACTGGATATCGATTAATG belongs to Flavobacterium aquiphilum and includes:
- the rlmN gene encoding 23S rRNA (adenine(2503)-C(2))-methyltransferase RlmN yields the protein MQIEKKDIRALSKDQLREFFVTNGDKAFRGNQVYEWLWSKGAHSFEDMTNVAKGTRAMLETNFVINHIQVDTMQRSEDGTVKNAVRLHDGLVVESVLIPTETRTTACVSSQVGCSLDCNFCATARLKRMRNLEPAEIYDQVISIDKESRLYYNHPLSNIVFMGMGEPLMNYNNVMKAIEMITSNEGLGMSPKRITVSTSGIPKMIKKMADDEVKFKLAVSLHSAIDEIRSRIMPFSENFPLVDLREALEYWYKKTKSKVSYEYVVWKGINDNKASVDALVKFCKYVPCKVNLIEYNPIDDGEFQQASEESINAYIKALENVGIVVKVRRSRGKDIDAACGQLANKEA
- a CDS encoding polyprenyl synthetase family protein; protein product: MNITTQIKQPIVFEMELFEKKFYESMTSKVALLNRITYYIVNRKGKQMRPMFVFLMAKMVSKGEVNERTYRGACVIELIHTATLVHDDVVDDSNRRRGFFSINALWKNKIAVLVGDYLLSKGLLLSIDHGDFDLLRIISVAVREMSEGELLQIEKARRLDITEEVYYDIIRKKTATLIAACCALGARSVVEDEVEVEKMRKFGELIGMAFQIKDDLFDYSEEAIGKPTGIDIKEQKMTLPLIHVLNNCSPKEKSWLINSIKNHNKDKKRVKEVIAFVKNNNGLAYAENKMVEFQQEALQLLNDYPESDYKSALVLMVNYVIERKK
- a CDS encoding YceI family protein, translated to MKSKFKTLIAIVALFGATMANAQKAYNLDAKTSFSVLGTSTLHDWEMQSPSRTGTANFTVANSKLTDISSIDITLPAESIKSEKKSMDKVAYETLKTDKFKNIKYVLKSAEKVNETTWNLTGTYTIAGVSKVLKTQVKSTVAANGVVTLQGSNKITFTEFGMKSPTAMFGAIKTGEDLTIKFNLNFN
- a CDS encoding RNA polymerase sigma factor is translated as MKVINLYQEENEAITLAVKNDRQAQQWIYSKYSPKMLSVCRQYIKDLQLAEDVMITAFMKVFVNLGRFENRGSFEGWIRRTMINECISYIRVQKKVHFIEDSTDLEKIDDATDTQFSIEDIQNLIDSLPDGYKIIFNLFVIEGYKHKEIASMLGINEGTSKSQFAHARRILKSKINSLKDNEKNY